In Betaproteobacteria bacterium, the sequence GCGCACGAGCGCGTGCTGATCAAGCTGGCCAGCACCTGGGAGGGTATCCGCGCCGCGGAGAAGCTCGAGCGCGAAGGCATCCACTGCAATCTCACCTTGCTGTTCAGCTTCGCGCAGGCGGTCGCCTGTGCAGACGCGGGGGTGACGCTGATCTCGCCGTTCGTGGGCCGCATCTACGACTGGTACAAGAAGGAACGCAAGGTCGACGACATCGCAGCGGAGGACGATCCCGGCGTGCAATCGGTGACGCGCATCTACAACTACTACAAGAAATTCGCTTACCGCACGCAGGTCATGGGGGCGAGCTTCCGCAAGGTCGAACAGATCACCGGACTCGCCGGCTGCGACTTGCTGACCATCAGCCCGGATCTGCTCGACAAGCTGGAAGGCAGCCCCGGCGAACTCGGGCGCTGCCTGTCGGTGGAGGCGGCGAAAGCGAGTGCGGCGGAAAAATTGGCGATGGACGAAAAGACCTTCCGCTGGATGCACAACGAGGACGCGATGGCCACCGACAAGCTGGCGGACGGCATCCGGCGTTTCCACGTCGATGCCCGCAAGCTCGAAGAACACGTGCTGGGGCTGGTGGCGAACAGCCAGGCTGCCTGAGTGGTGCGCGTGCGAGAAATGGATTGCGATCATTGCCGATGCGCTGGTTGAGCAACACCACGCCGCGCCCGACCGCACCGTCCACCATGCTGTCGCGGCCTATGCTCGCGACGATGCTGCTGACGGTGATTGTCGGACTGCCGGTGGACGGATTCGGCGGCATTCCCGGCCAGATCGCCGTCAGCGTCTGGACCTGGGCGCTGTTCCTGGTTCTGCTCACGCGCATCAACCAGCAACTGCGTTTTCCCCTGATGCTTTGCCTCGTGATTTCGACCTTAGGGGAATGCGGCTTGTCGTTGCTCTGGGGCCTGTACGTCTACTGGCTGCACAATGTTCCCTTCTTCGTTCCGCCGGGGCACGTGCTGCTGTTCGCGCTGGGCCTGACTCTCGCGCCGCGTCTGCCGCAATGGGCGATCGGGCTGGTGGCCTTTTCCGCCGCCGGCTATGGGGCGGCGGCGTTCCTGACTTCCACCGACACCCTCAGCGTAGCGCTGGCGATCCTTTTCCTGGCCTTCATGACGTTCGGCAGCAACCGGCGGTTGTACGCGACGATGTTCGTCATCTCGCTGCTGATGGAGTTGTACGGCACCTGGATCGGAAACTGGATGTGGGTGCCGGAAGTCCCCGGCTTGCCGCTGTCGAGCGCGAATCCGCCGCTGTGCGTCGGCGGGCTCTACTGCGCTCTCGACCTGTGCGTGGTGAATGCGGACCGCGCATTGCGCAGATGGCGGCGCTCCTCGGGACGCGTCGTGGAGGCGGGCTCCGCCGCGTGACGCGGGTCTGAGCGGGCATACTGGAAATAGTCCGTAAAACGGCAGCATCGCCAGGAGGAGAGAAAATGGCAAAGAAGTTCGTCAA encodes:
- the tal gene encoding transaldolase encodes the protein MNLLESLKKYSVIVADTGDIDAIARLRPQDATTNPSLLYQSAQNPKYRALVEDALAFGMRAKGDRKTKAEATMEKLAVNFGCEILKHVKGRVSTEVDANLSFDVDGSLAKAHHLIALYGQAGVAHERVLIKLASTWEGIRAAEKLEREGIHCNLTLLFSFAQAVACADAGVTLISPFVGRIYDWYKKERKVDDIAAEDDPGVQSVTRIYNYYKKFAYRTQVMGASFRKVEQITGLAGCDLLTISPDLLDKLEGSPGELGRCLSVEAAKASAAEKLAMDEKTFRWMHNEDAMATDKLADGIRRFHVDARKLEEHVLGLVANSQAA